One Rissa tridactyla isolate bRisTri1 chromosome 1, bRisTri1.patW.cur.20221130, whole genome shotgun sequence DNA segment encodes these proteins:
- the CGGBP1 gene encoding CGG triplet repeat-binding protein 1, with the protein MERFGVKSAPSRNRSKTALYVTPQDRVTEFGSELHEDGGKLFCTSCNVVLNHVRKSAINDHLKSKTHTKRKAEFEEQNVRKKQRTLTASLQCNSTAQTEKTSVIQDFVKMCLEANIPLEKADHPSVRAFLSRYVKNGSSIPKSDQLRKAYLPDGYDNENQLINTEDR; encoded by the coding sequence ATGGAACGATTTGGAGTGAAGTCCGCTCCGTCACGTAACCGCTCGAAGACTGCTTTGTACGTAACTCCTCAGGATCGTGTAACTGAATTTGGAAGTGAGCTGCACGAAGATGGAGGAAAACTCTTCTGTACTTCCTGCAATGTGGTTCTGAATCACGTTCGCAAGTCCGCGATCAATGACCACCTCAAGtctaaaacacacacaaagcgAAAGGCAGAGTTTGAAGAACAGAACGTCAGGAAGAAGCAAAGGACTCTGACTGCCTCCCTTCAGTGCAACAGTACTGCCCAGACAGAGAAAACTAGTGTCATCCAGGACTTTGTGAAAATGTGCCTGGAGGCTAATATTCCACTTGAGAAGGCTGATCATCCGTCTGTGCGAGCCTTCCTGTCCCGCTATGTCAAGAATGGCAGTTCAATACCTAAGTCAGACCAGCTAAGGAAAGCATACCTGCCTGATGGGTATGACAATGAGAACCAACTCATCAATACTGAAGACCGTtga